A DNA window from Hydractinia symbiolongicarpus strain clone_291-10 chromosome 6, HSymV2.1, whole genome shotgun sequence contains the following coding sequences:
- the LOC130647977 gene encoding LOW QUALITY PROTEIN: ficolin-1-A-like (The sequence of the model RefSeq protein was modified relative to this genomic sequence to represent the inferred CDS: inserted 1 base in 1 codon) produces the protein MTHVLCDMLTQGGGWIKFQNRFDCSVDFNKPWVDYKEGFGDLNGEXWLGLETLNQLTVDRDYWLYFEMVTTSNETVYDLYPDFKIENEGQRYKLLFGECVNSTQRNCVLSDHINIKFLTYDAPSDNDCAERYSGGWWYTGCYKVYLNGMQTHKWDKGNDNLLYSNIPAKTAMMVKKINKSS, from the exons ATGACACATGTTCTTTGTGATATGTTAACCCAGGGCGGTGGTTGGATCAAGTTTCAAAACAGATTTGACTGTAGCGTTGATTTTAACAAGCCTTGGGTTGATTACAAAGAAGGATTTGGTGACCTAAACGGAG TATGGCTCGGCCTTGAAACGTTGAACCAACTGACTGTTGACCGTGACTATTGGTTATATTTTGAAATGGTTACCACCTCTAATGAAACGGTTTATGATTTATACCCCGACTTTAAAATCGAAAATGAAGGCCAACGGTATAAACTTCTATTTGGAGAGTGTGTAAATTCCACTCAAAGAAACTGTGTTTTGTCCGACCatataaatataaagtttttaactTACGATGCGCCGTCGGATAATGATTGTGCTGAACGTTATTCTGGTGGTTGGTGGTATACCGGGTGCTATAAAGTTTATTTGAATGGCATGCAAACCCATAAATGGGATAAAGGGAATGACAATTTGCTTTACTCAAATATACCCGCAAAAACTGCAATgatggttaaaaaaataaacaagagcAGTTGA